The Telopea speciosissima isolate NSW1024214 ecotype Mountain lineage chromosome 11, Tspe_v1, whole genome shotgun sequence genome includes the window GAGTAGAATTGATCCAGACGAGAACTCTATTCAACACGATACCATACATCATAGATATGTAAAAAAGGTTAGTGTGacagaagttaaagaagccctaagaaagatgaaagtggccagatgagattccaatagaagtgtgaaAAATCTTAGGAGTTTGTGGGATttattggctaaccaagttgtttaacagaattatgaacacaaggaagattccagatgaaaggaggagaagcattgtagtcctggactacaaaaataaaggtgatatccaaagctgcaataactacagaagcataaagctaatgagtcacacaataaaactttgggagaaggttattatTGAAGCTCGTTTGaaaagagagactcatatctcgatgaaccaatttggctttatgccatgaagatccatgacagaagctatctacttttTGAGGATgcttatggaaagatatagagatagcaagaaggatctccatatggtctttatcaaCCTGAAAAAAGTCTATGATTGAGTCTCCCTAGAGATCTAATCCAACATGCTCTAGTGAAGGGGAGTGTCAAATAAATATATGGATGTCATTatagatatgtatgagggcgtggtgactagtgtgagatatgtgggaggtcagggcaaaGAATTCTCAATTACGATTAGGTTACATCAGGGTTCAACCTTAAGTCCTTACCTTTTTGTGCTTGTCATGGACGATATAACCAAGGGCATTCAAGAcaaggtcccttggtgtatacTCTTCACGGATGATATCattttgatggatgagacaaaagaagggattaactctaagttagaactttagaggtcaaccttggaaataagaggatttaagattagtagaatgaaGATAGAGTATATGATATGTAATTTAGTCACACTTTGATGGATACTGATAGGtgtgaattgaggaaagagaaataCGGCAAAgtaactattttagatatttggagtcaatcataaacaaagaaggtgacatagaagatgatgtttcacacagaattaaagtgggatggatgaagtggagaggtatgTCCAGAGTGCTGTGTGACCAGCGTATTCCTCTAAAGCTTagaggaaagttctataggactgttgttcatCCAGACATGATGTATGGAGCAGAATGTTGgatagttaagaagtgtcatattaataatatttgtgTAGCAGTGATGAGGATGTTATGATGGATGTGTGAAAAAataaggaaggataaagtacggaatgaacaCATAAGAGCGGACTTAGGaattgccccgatcaatgacaagctccgaaagagtcgtttaaggtggaaTGATCATATTCAACGAAGACTTAGGGATGCCCCAATAAGGAGTAGTGATatcattctgattgaaggagttaagagagctaggggcagacctaaaatgaccataagagaagtggtaaggaaggacatgcatagtttaggtcaggtcccaagtatgacctcggacagagcctattggagggcaaagatccatgtcgCAGACCTCATTTAGCTAAGATTATTGTGACGTGTTGGGCTTTGCCATTTTCCTcgtactatctttcatctttttacttatttcccatcttccatttgtcatttcccatctctttccccatccctcttctcccatcttttcttcatcttttttgaGTATAACTATGTTTTCTATATcttattttgtttggatccatgtagccaaccccattaatttgggataaggatgagtttatcgttgttgttgttgtataaagcatagttggaaaaccaagttttctGAATCGAGTTGCCTTTcaaaaaacctggtgactcggcCTGGTCAAACCTAGTCAGGGCAAGTCATGTTTTTTGTTAAAAATGCAATATGTATAAACTaaaaaatgtgtgtgtgtgtgtgagagagagagagggtctcCATTTTCCAATTTGGCTTAGACTACTTGAAAATTGGGTCATTAAAAcgtttattattattgtatagATGATCCTAACCGTTTGATCATGAGCCCAACAACGTTCACTATTTCAAAGGATTAAGAGTAAATATCATCatcctcccctctaagtatccataatattaAACCCCTCCCCcgggttttgaataatgataatgccctcccctactttgaaagattctatcaactgtacccATTCCATGAAAAAacactgttaagtgatgatatcagacttaatatattcattttgaTTACATTTGATAACGGTCCGCACGCCGTTCTTTGTCGTTCTTCCATTCTTTGAGgacaaaaaaaacatgaaaatatgtTTGGGTTGCCgattatttttttggtcttttagaACAAACCGGAAGGAATCTTGCTCCAAAGAAGGTTCTTTACATACCATCTCAGACATGGTCTGTAAAGAACGAGAACAACTAACGAAGGCGTAAAACGAGGAAAACCCATGAAATTCAAGTTAGTTTGAAGTTCAGAGAGCTCTTGCCTGTGGAACCGTGGAAGAGAAGGACAGCTGCAACGCCTAGATCCCTTCAAGGTGCGCcattttctctcatctctctctctctctctcgctctctctctctctcgctatctctttctctctctctctctctctcttctctctctctctctctctctctctctctctctcatttctatTGTGTGAAGTTTGTTAGCCTTATGGTTTTGGAACGCCTAGATCTAACAAAATTTGTACTTTTACACACGGTTTTGTCTCAGGAATTGGATCACCATCACTATAATTGGAAAGAATCAGCCGAATAGGTATaaattttagggattttatgagcaaaattgatttttaggtATGAACTTTAGGGATTTTACTGTTATCTATTGTTAcctaaaattgatttttaggtATGGATTTTTAGGCTAGATCGATTTGTTTCCAATTTAGCTACTATTTTATATGTAATAtgtcttttgattttgtatgatctttgttagatttttttattggtattCCGGTTCTAtcttcctctctctgtctctattTTAGATATGGATTTTAGAGATTATGTATGATGTGTGTTAAGGTTTGTTGATGGATTATGTTTCTTAGGatagaattttagggtttttatatAATGTGTGTCAATGTTGGATGATGTGTGTTGAAAGCAAGATTGAAACATATGTGCATCTTGGGAAAACATGGCCGGTTATGATGAGTAGGGTTTTTATGAAACACAGAATTTTTGAGTTTGAGAATGTGAAGTAGAGATAGAGGCAAAGGTTGTAGGAGGAGGTATAATACCCAATTTCATGTTTCATGGTTAAGACTCTTGGTGATAAAAACCAGCAATTGAACCAGAAAGTAACTCATgctcgaattttttttttattgatgtcCTAAAACTGTAGTCTTGCATAATCTCTAACTCAGCTGAAAATTAAGACGGATATGGCCATTTCAATCTTGATGGATCAAACCCTTTTAAGAATTAGTTAATAAAATAGAAGAGTACCGGACAAATTACAGTCTCTAAAGATGGCAAGGTTCATACATCCACACATTTTGATTGATGAAAAAGCCAAGTGCCTAATTATTAAAATTCCAATAGGCTCTCTCTTTCCATTATGATTAATTGAGAAAAAGATTGGAAGAAGCGATGTGTATACTTGCATAAGCAAAGATAGACTTGTCTGTCTTTACTttgatatatttatatgtaataGTAACACCCCTTATCCTTATAGCATCAAAGGTTGAAATATCAAATCATTTGatgatataaatataaaataatgtaagaaagagatgaagagagagagaagaggaaaaagagataaCGATGTAGAGCTCCCTTCAATCCAAACAAGAATCTGACGTGGAAAATGCAGCTCCTGAAATATGCAAACTGCAACCTTATCCAAAACTCCAAATATTATATATAGATAGGGTTGTGGGATCCATAGTTCAGCAGCTCAATCTACCCTCAATTGCACCCCATTCTTATTGGTTTTTCAGCATACTTAGGGGTTCAGTCTGTTAGACCAAAAGGGCATGCAACAGCTATTTAGAATCTGTTTTAGGTAGCTAGTAAAGAATTAGGTGCGCAATGGTGATATAGATTTGCAGCGatataaataagagaaagatGACATGCGGTTTTCATCCAAACCTGACCCATGGTTCAATTTCTGGATCAACCAAACTTCTCCAAATCGTGGACTAGCTTTTAacaatttgtttcctttttattttattactatttAAGTTGTTTGGACATAGTATTATACCACTTATAAATTCTAGATCTATTTTTAAGTCTATGTTAGCTATTTATTCAGTTAGAATCCCACCCTTTTAAGTCCATAATAGGTagaaaattcttttttatagttggtttttatttcttattggaGATATTGCAGCATTGCAAAGATTGGGCCACAATTCTCGTTCCAACGTCCTGTGTATAGTTGTAATAGATCTTTGTAATTGTAATCCTTATCTTTGCTGTAACTCTTACCTTGTGTAACCTTGACTAGATTAGATCCCCTTATATGTAGGTCTAATCAAAGGGCATGATTATAGGTTGTTTCCTAACCTGTACATGGTGTAAGGCTATTTAGCCATCTCTGTATTCTGAATCTCGTCAATAGAGTAAGAACAATattctcatattttcaaactcttcTCCATTTTATTATGGTGACAGAGCTATCCTTGGGAGGTATTCTTTCATGCCTCTGATCCTttcactcactctctctgtctccaTGATGGGGGATTCTGCAAATACATCAATGCCTGACCCTTTTGCCAATCCATATTATCTTCATCATTCTGATAACCCATCTATTGTTCTTGTTTCTCCACCTTTGAATGGATATAACTTCAGTACTTAGGTTCGAGCCATGTGCATGGCCTTGAGAGCAAAGAATAAGTTGGGGTTTGTAGATGGATCAATACCAGCACCCAACTTGATATCAGTGAATTTTGCACAATGGGTTCGGGTGTATGATATGGTGACCTCCTGGTTGCTTCACTCTATTGCAACTGAAATTGCTTCCAGTGTTATCTATGCTGAGACTGCCCATGAAATATGGACAGATCTGGAGAATCATTTTTTACAACCCAATACAACTAAGATCTATCGGATCAAGCAGGAAATCGCAGATTGGAAGCAGGACAAGTTGAATGTGTTTGCTTATTTTTCCAAACTCAAAGCACTATGGGACAAGTTATCTTCCTATGTTGCCTTGTCGGCTTGTCATTGTGGATCTTCCACAAAGCTACTTGCATTCCTACAACAGAACCAAGGTATGAAATTTCTCCAAGATCTCCATGAATCTTTTCCGTCATTGAGaagtcatcttcttctccaagatCCATTACCACCAATTGAAAAATTGTACTGATTAGTACTCCAAGAAGAGAAACCACGTGAGATTTGTTTTGCTTTTTATACCCAGAGGCTTCGACTTTAGCTTTTAATGCTTCAAAGCATGTAAATAGATCCACACATGGGCAGAAAGAGCGTCCCCACTGTGACCATTGTAACATGGATGGCCATACTATTACTACATGCTATAAGATCCATTGTTACCCTCCAAAGAAAGGCACTGATGGAGCCGTACCTCATTAGAATTATTGTAATCGTGATGGGCATACTATAGCCACGTGTTACAAAATACACGGTTTTCCACCGAAAAAGGGCGCACAACTCAAAGGTCTTCAGGCTGAGCTACATCAATCGCCCACCTCCTCTGCTAGTCCTAGCAGCCCTCCCATCTCTGCTGAACAATAAGCTCAGATCCTTGCCATTTTACAGCAAGGTAGCCACACTCAATCTGTAATTCTCACAGGTATTGCTCTTACTTCTATGGCTCCTTCCACCGGCGATTGGGTTCTTGATTTAGGGGCTAACGAGCATATTTGCTCCTCTAAacatttttcttctccaactaaTACCAGTACCATGAGCGTCCAGCTTCCAGATGGGTCTCGGGTCCCTGTAACACACGTTGGATCCATGTCATTTTCTGATGATTTTCATCTCACCAATGTGTTACATGTTCGTTCATTCAAATTTAACTTGAAAAATTACCAAATCTCTCAATTGTTTTGTAACTTTCTTCcctcatttttgtatttttcaggaCCTATGCACAAAGAACACGATTGGACTGGGACATGTACATGATAGCCTCTATTATCTCTCCAATCCCACTTCCCTTCATACCACTTCCCCTCACATTGATAAATGGCATTGGAGACTCGGGCATCCCTCAAACTTGCGGTTACAGAGCATCACAAAGATTCATCCCTCTATTACTTTTTCTAATGATATTTGTATCATTTGCCCTTTAGCTAAACATTCACGCTCCTCCTTTCCCACTAGCACTACCTGTAGCACCACTCCTTTTGAACTCATTAGTTGTGATATTTGGGGTAAATTTCATGTTTCTAGTCATTCTGGTGcacaatattttttaaaaattattgaTGATTACACTCTATGCACATGATTATATTTGATGTGATATGAATCTGAAATCATGGCACATTTACATGCCTTCTTGGCCCTTGTTACTACTCAATACAATCACAAAGTTAAAACCATTCGTAGTGATAATGGGCTTGAATTTCTTGATAAAGAACCCAACAAACCTTTCGTACTCTTGGACTCATCCACCAAACTAGTTATGTCTCCACAGCAGAATGGAGTTGTTGAACGCAAGCATCGGCATCTCCTTGAAGTTACCCGTGCATTGCGATTTCAAAGCCACCTACCACTCAATTTTTGGGGGTAATGTATTCTTACAACGGCCTATGGGGTCAATAAATGTCCCATGGTTCTCTTAGCGAAGTCTCCTCATGAATTGCTCTTACATGCCCAACCATCTTATGAGCATTTGCAGATTTTTGGTTGTCTTGTTTTTGCTCACAACCATTCCCCAAATCGGCATAAGTTGGGACATAGCAACTAAAACCATTTATACATCTCGAGATGTCATCTTCCATGAAACCATCTTTTGATCCATTCCAAGATGTGTCGTCCCCTTCTTCTTTGACTCTAGGTTTACCTACCCCAATCCCTGACACATTTGCTACACTTTTTGACATTATTGATGTCCCTCCTCCTGTTATGCCTAACATACCTCCTCCACCAGATGAGGACACACCTACCCCTATCACTGACCCTCTTTCTTCATCCGTCCCAAGCCAACATGTCCCTGCCATCACCACCTCCAATGATACCACCTCTTCTGACCTTTATGCCCAGCGTTCCCATCATCCCCCCACCTATTTACAAGATTATGTCTGCCACAATGCCATCGCGGATACTACCTCCACATCGCGTTCTCGTCCAGGTATCACTCATCCCATTTCTCAATTTTTAACATATGACAATCTCTCTCatgattttgttgtttttctcaCTTCTGTTGTCTCCGCTGTTGAGCCAACATCTTTTGCCCATGCTGTCAAGGATCCAAAATGGTGTGATGCAATGGCTACTGAAATTACAGCTCTTGAACGCAATAGGACCTGGACCATTACAACCATACCCTCTCATAAGAGGCCgattggatgtaagtgggtctAACGGGTAAAATTCTATTGTGATGGTACGGTTGAACGCTACAAGGGTCGCCTTGTGGCAAAAGGATTTACCCAAATAGAAGGGTTGGATTATCATGAGACATTTGCTCCAGTAGCTAAGCTCACTACTGTTCATTGTCTATTGGCTATAGCTGCGATTAAAGGCTGGTCTCTTCATCAATTAGATGTCAACAATGCCTTTTTGCACAGTGATTTACAAGAAGAAGTTGACATGACTCTCCCTCCTAGTTATTGTAAGAAGGGTGATAGTCGTGTTTTCCGCCTTCATAAATCGCTTTATGGTCTTAAGCAGGCTAGCAGAAACTGGTTTGCTAAATTGTCTACAGTGGCTGATCATTCTCTATTTACCAAAAGCACTGCCTCCGGCTCTACATTTGTCTTGATTTATGTCGATGATCTCTTAATCACTTGTGATGCCTTTGATGACATCTCCTCTTTAAAGGCTAATCCTCACAACACCTTTCATATTAAAGATTTGGGGCCCTTgcaatattttttgggtgttgaGGTTACTCGAACATCCTCCGGCATCTTCTTATGTCAGAGGAAATACACTTTGGACATATTAAGTGATATGGGCATGACAACATGTCTCCCTTCTCCCACTCCAATGGAACAACACCTCAAACTTAACCTCACTGATGGTGACCCTTTATCGGATCCAGCTCTGTTCTACTGTCTTGTTGGTCGACTACTTTACCTCACAAGACCCGATATATCTTATTTGGTCCAACTCCTAAGTCAATTCATGCAAGCTCCAAGGACTTCTCATCTTGATGCTGCCTTGCGTGTTCTATGCTATTTAAAACAAAGCCCATGTCATGGTATATTCTTGTCAGCATCAAGCTCCATTGTTGTATGAGCTTTCTTAGATTCTGATTGGGCAAGTTGTTCAATGACTTGTCGCTCCACGTGTGGTTACTGCATTATGCTTGGTGATAGTCCCATTTCTTGGCGCTCCAAGAAACAAACTACTGTTTCTCAATCTTCCACTGAATCTGAATACCGGGCAATGGCCCACGCTTCATGTGAACTTCATTGGCTCACCTATCTTCTTGCTGATTTGGGCTTCCCCCGTCTCAGCCGGTGACTCTTTATTGTGACAATGAGGCTGCTCTCCACATTGCTGCAAATTCCGTCTTTCACGAACGAACTAAACTTATCGAGCTTGACTGTCACTTCATTGATACAACGTGGCCTCATTTGCATGGCTCATCTCCACACATCAAATCAACTAGCGGATGTCTTCACCAAACCGTTAGGCAAGGATCATTTTCACACATTGACATGCAAGTTGGGTGGGATTCCTCTCTTTCAACCCCCTCCaatttgtgggggggggggggggtattggAAAAATTGCAGCATCGCAAAGATTGGGCCACAATTCTCGATCCAACGTCCTGTGTATAGCTGTAACAGATCTTTGTAATTATAATCCTTATCCTTGCTGTAACTCTTACCTTGTGTAACCTTGATTAGATTAGATCCTTATATGTAGGCCTAGTCAAAGGGCATGATTATAGGTTGTTTCCTAACCTGTATATGGTGTAAGGCTATTTAGCCATCTCTGTATTCTGACTCTCGTCAATAGAGTAAGAACAATATtctcatattttcaaaattcttctccatttattatttcttttattattacatTATTTGGTCAGTTAGGGACTCTCCTCTTAGCATGTGCTAGGGAAGTAGTTACCTTATCAAGTTTGGGTTATTATAAGGTGGTAACAAAGCATGGAATTTGGCTTTGGATTTGGGATAGAGTAGCCAATTGCACCTCTTTCATATTGGTTTTTCAGCATACTTTGGGGTTTAGTCTGTTAGACCAGCGGGCATGCAACAACTATTTAGAACTTGTTTTAGGTAGCTAGTCAAGAATTAGGTGATTTTGTAGGAGCTACTTTGGGGTTTTTTGAGTAATGGGTACAAAATACAACCTTGGATTTCTTGGTATTcagttctatctctctctctctctctctctctctctaaagttGAAGATAGATAGAGAGTTGCGGGTGTTAGATTTACATGGGTTTCTACAGAGTCATCAATCTGTTGTGTGCTTCTTTGATCTATTGTGTGCTTAGAACCTAAAGCCAAATTCATCTATTGAGTGCTTCTTTCCCTGGTTCATCTTAGCTgctaaaatacccttttgtcTTCACTGATTGAatactacttgatgggtctttagctcaaattggtagagcacttagAACATGAggatgttccaaggggatggtggttcgtaTCCTCCAAGgccttttttattcaaatgttcatagcatagtcagttatgagttatgacaccaatccacacaagaaccctaTTTTTAAtagcatctttgaaatttgacatatttttataattattttagtTATGTTattgaaatattttaattttatgcgaaggttggtaagagagaaaatgattttacaagtattttttggtataatttagaagaaaatggcattattgtaattaaaatcaaatttggaagaacaggttttatcaaacaccatttttCGTTTTGAACACGTtcttcagaccgttaccaaacggtcattttcggtcaCAAAACGTCGTTCCAGACCAAAAATGCCAAAGAACATTTTTGTCCAAAATGggtgttctttgttcagaccgttaccaaacgtagccttaaaCTTGAATATACCCTATATAGTGTGATATTCCAAGATTACCCtccctaataataaaaaacctaATTGAATCGAAGAACTTCTTCGTTCGAATTCTCTTCTGTGAACCCATGTGATTGAGGCTGAGATTCGCCGGTCGAAGACTGTCCCGGATTTACCTGAAAATTGGAAGAGAATTGCCCTCCAAGCATATTGCAACTGATTATGAGGCTGAGCTGGAAAATGATCACGTTTTGCAAGGATTAAAATCTATGAGTACAGTCACAGCTGTTGAAGATTGGGGCAGAACAGGGGACGGAGAGGACCAGTTTGAGCCAGTGTCTTTGAAAGACCAAGAGAAGAATGTGCTGGATTCTTTGGGTAATGTGGATTCAGTTCGATCTTCTAATTCAGATAATGTGAGCCAGTTATCTACAAATGAGGCAGCCTTGGAATCTTCTACTGGAAAAGCAGGGGCATTGGACACTTTTGTAGTTATTGACATGCAAGTTCAACCTTCTTGTAGTCCTACCTCACAGAGAAGAGATGGGCCTGGCCTCAAGCAATCCTTGTCTGCAGCTAGTTTCGATTCGTCCTCTGGTTTCTATGGAGAAACTGGGTATTCTTCGCCTGTTGCATCACCCACAAAACCTCAGCCTAAATCTATTATGCCAAACGTTTCCCCAGAACTACTCTTGCATCTTGTGGATTCTGCAATAATAGGAAATCATGAAAGCTTAGAAAAACTGAAGGCTGTTGTGTGGTAAGGAGATTTTTGGGAAGGGAGAGGAAATTGATTGCATTGCCGTTTTGGTAGTAGACTCCCTTATTGCCACAATGGATGATGTAGAATGTTTTGGAATTACCTATTTAATCCATAGAGATGGTCTTACAGGTTTAGGGtatttaagaagaagaaaaagaaaagaagtagaGGGGAAGAACAGGGTTTGGTTGGTGGCAACCACGGAGTTTGGAGGTTTGAGTTGGGTTTTAAATTAGAAAACGGAGAAGATgagagatgaaggagaagtcGTCGAGGATTTGGTGGCTGAGGTAGTTAGATGGGTTCGGTCATTGAttgtagaggaagaagaataagaagaaaccaaaaaaaaaaaaaaaaaaacaaacaaacaaagtaaGAGGTTAGCCAATTAACggcttttgctttttttttttttatttattgcaaTTGAAGGGTAATATCATCTTTTGAACTGTTGTCTTAATACCGTTAGCCACTTAGGGTACGGTTAAAcaaaatctttcaaaagtagggaAGGGCATTATCATCATTCAAAACTTGGGAGAGAGATTTTATATTATGGATacatagaggggagggggatgatatttactcAAAGATTAATTTAGATTATTATCCCATCTAATCTAAAAGTTAATTACTCTTAGAAAGGCAAGATGATTATTCATCAATTATCCAATGAAATTGcattggagagaaagagaaatatcatGCCTTGAAGGTAAGATTGTCAAATTAGAATTTACTTTTTTTGTGAGTTACAAGAAAGAATTACTATAACTTATTTAATTAGtatatttattgatttatttactCAACAACAAACAACCTCACTAGTTCCTTTAATTTGAAGGCAACATGTCATGTGAATTCCACTTCTTCTCCACGTCACGCTTCCCTCTTCCCAATGCTATTAATCAATAAATCAcctctcccttcccctcccttTTGTTAATCCTTTCaaattcgtttttttttttcctttcctactAGTTTTATCTTGTCTGGTACGTTAAACAGGTTCTAGGGTTTCCCTTGGGGAACGGCGTTTTGGATTTTTGAAGGGTCACTGGCGACCTCTAAGCATCGGACCCTCATTTTACCTTTCTTCCCGGTATTTCTTCTACCCCCTTTTCACCCCACATCCCACTTTCTCTTACGCCCTTTCTGCTTCCCATCTAACCCCTCTGATTTTTGCAGCCCGAGGCTGTGTATTGAGTCTCGCTTTGCTCTTCTAGAGCTCTGCTTCTCTGAGGTCTTTTGACTCCTTCGGATGTCTTCCCGACACTCAAATTCTCACTTCACCCCTATCACTGGGCTTCTGATCGATGCAGCGATCAGGGCAATAGACATCACAGTGAAGCGCTGCCCGGTTACACTTGGATTTCGGCGGTTAATACTTGCCCCCCTGATGCTCCAGATGCTGATCTACGCTCCCTCCATGGTTTCACTATGGGCTTTCCTAAGCCCCAGCGGGAGGTCCTTGGGAACTTTT containing:
- the LOC122644781 gene encoding uncharacterized protein LOC122644781, with translation MCMALRAKNKLGFVDGSIPAPNLISVNFAQWVRVYDMVTSWLLHSIATEIASSVIYAETAHEIWTDLENHFLQPNTTKIYRIKQEIADWKQDKLNVFAYFSKLKALWDKLSSYVALSACHCGSSTKLLAFLQQNQGMKFLQDLHESFPSLRSHLLLQDPLPPIEKLY